One genomic segment of Bdellovibrionales bacterium includes these proteins:
- a CDS encoding winged helix-turn-helix transcriptional regulator: MQQVDVFSALANPIRREILIQLKKGPQNVTKISECFEVGRPAVSEHLQVLRRALLVKEEIRGRERFYHIDPRPLKEVQDWMNVFERY, encoded by the coding sequence ATGCAGCAAGTAGATGTATTTTCAGCCCTCGCAAATCCAATCCGTCGGGAAATTCTTATTCAACTAAAGAAAGGTCCGCAAAACGTAACGAAGATCTCGGAATGTTTCGAGGTGGGCCGACCCGCTGTATCTGAGCATTTACAAGTGTTGAGGCGCGCGCTCCTTGTCAAAGAAGAAATTCGAGGTAGAGAGCGCTTTTATCATATTGATCCAAGGCCTCTTAAAGAAGTTCAGGATTGGATGAATGTTTTTGAACGTTATTGA
- a CDS encoding SRPBCC family protein translates to MHESQERIEKKILYNVPRSRVWKAISNSKEFGSWFGMELNGPFKAGQTIFGQIVPTTVDPEVAKLQEPHRGKKVELFVDQIEPETKLCLKWHPFAMDPNVDYSNEPMTLITFLLEEKSANQTQLTITEEGFENLPLSRRADAIKANDGGWAHQMILLQKYLNK, encoded by the coding sequence ATGCACGAGTCACAGGAACGAATTGAAAAGAAAATTTTGTACAATGTGCCGCGCTCTCGCGTCTGGAAAGCAATCTCTAATTCAAAGGAGTTTGGTTCATGGTTTGGGATGGAGCTGAATGGACCCTTCAAAGCGGGCCAAACTATTTTCGGCCAAATCGTTCCGACAACTGTCGATCCAGAAGTCGCTAAACTGCAAGAGCCTCACCGAGGAAAAAAAGTAGAACTGTTTGTCGATCAAATTGAACCAGAGACAAAATTATGTTTAAAATGGCATCCGTTTGCAATGGATCCGAATGTTGATTATTCAAATGAACCCATGACGTTGATCACTTTTCTTCTTGAAGAAAAATCAGCGAACCAAACTCAACTGACAATTACCGAAGAAGGTTTTGAAAATCTGCCACTTTCTCGTCGTGCAGACGCGATCAAAGCCAACGATGGAGGCTGGGCACATCAAATGATTTTACTACAAAAATATTTGAATAAATAA
- a CDS encoding aldo/keto reductase, which yields MNEFPEKEGVTLNYIQSSSRPSFIYGTAWKGEATADLVKLALSAGFSAIDTANQKKHYREDYVGLALKDLFDQGLERSSLFLQSKFTFVQGQDHRIPYDPDASFAEQVKDSFQSTLSNLHADYLDSYLLHGPLSRNGMTDGDWEVWQAMEALYDDEKTLAIGLSNVSGTHLRQVIDLGKVKPSYVQNRCFAVQGWDHEVRSICRENDILYQGFSLLTANQQVLEDARIQMLADRYEVTPQQIIFRASQQMGMIPLTGTSNEKHMRQDLSCSEFELSDSEIFLVETISG from the coding sequence ATGAATGAGTTTCCAGAAAAGGAAGGTGTTACGTTGAATTACATCCAATCTTCTTCGCGACCTAGCTTTATTTATGGCACTGCCTGGAAGGGTGAAGCCACGGCAGACTTGGTTAAATTGGCTCTATCTGCTGGGTTTTCAGCGATCGACACGGCCAATCAAAAAAAACACTATCGTGAGGACTATGTTGGATTGGCCCTTAAGGATCTATTTGATCAAGGTTTGGAGCGCTCCAGTCTGTTTTTACAGAGTAAATTTACTTTTGTGCAAGGTCAGGATCATCGAATTCCTTATGATCCTGATGCTTCATTTGCGGAACAAGTAAAAGATTCTTTTCAAAGTACTCTATCAAATTTGCATGCCGATTACCTGGATTCCTATTTGCTCCACGGGCCTCTTTCAAGGAATGGCATGACCGATGGCGATTGGGAGGTTTGGCAAGCAATGGAAGCTCTTTACGATGACGAAAAGACCCTAGCAATTGGACTCAGTAATGTGAGTGGGACGCATCTACGGCAGGTGATCGATTTAGGAAAAGTGAAGCCCAGTTACGTACAAAATCGCTGTTTTGCAGTCCAAGGCTGGGATCACGAAGTGAGATCTATCTGCAGAGAGAATGATATTTTGTATCAGGGATTTTCTCTCCTGACAGCAAATCAGCAGGTTCTTGAAGATGCACGAATCCAAATGCTTGCAGATCGTTATGAAGTGACCCCTCAACAAATCATTTTTCGTGCTTCTCAACAAATGGGAATGATTCCTCTTACTGGGACTTCAAATGAAAAGCATATGCGGCAGGATCTGAGCTGCAGCGAATTTGAACTGAGCGATTCTGAAATCTTTCTTGTCGAAACCATATCAGGATAG
- a CDS encoding efflux RND transporter permease subunit, producing the protein MSLSEISIRRPVLAWVLMFSLIFFGFLSFRQMGINENPDVDFPTVTIRYIYDGATPEVVEKDVIDPVEAVLVSMSGIRHMDSIAERNGGRISLEFELDRNIDFALQEVQTLLARAQSQLPDSVDNPSVSKANADDEPIIYLSLVAPKLSLRELNILFRDQIVDQFATIDGVAEVRGYGYHEPQLRVDLDAKKLSQFQLTSQDIVESIRREHKELPAGKLEYKDNEDVIRVMGEISDVDDFRNLIISRRGGSPSFVPIRLKDVANVYEGIENTRRISRINGRQAMNMAISKQRGVNAVATSDRVKEKISVIQKNLPDGIKLEVMFDRTQFIRESVSELIFTLLLSAFLTSLVCWIFLGSWSATANILLAIPTSIVGTFIVINQLGFTLNTFSLLGLALAIGVVVDDAIIVLENIVRYARMGFDRVNAAYKGSREITFAVVATSLAIIAIFTPIAFMKGIEGRFFFEFAVTISVAIALSSLESLTLAPMRCSQMLNIGERTTRFGKKFEQIMLSLQNFYAATLDKVLDHPWKVSLGSIFLVIGSLGLFRFLDMEFVPAQDRGVISISFQAPNGKSMSYTDERVRQFEDLALNHPSIDRVFVSVGGFGQGGQGNKGNAMVVLKERGARKQSQAEVIEELRTKSKSISGIRFFFRDRFGSNLGGRRGNGVEFSISGPDPSQQIQLYETLKAEFERLGFLQDIRSDDASGISEIQVIPNRAKATRSGVEIAEVAGVINSTFGGIAPASYTKGSQRFQIFVQLQQKDRQQIEQIQNLSVRNNRGEIIPLEQVVDLKPSMSPQFVYRENRIRGVRVDSSLPQGVKEGTAVNQIKEVAQKILPEGYSVRFSETPQKKLWDTIFIMVLGLVVAYMVLASQFNSFTDPWIVFLAIPFGLIGSLIALVLGGQSLNVYSLIGILLTMGIVKKNSILLVEFTNHQRDQGLDLKKALIEACPVRLRPILMTSIATVAAAVPAALALGPGAETRIPMALTVIGGVLFSTFCTLLVVPCVYLLFAPKRRKVLLES; encoded by the coding sequence ATGAGTTTATCAGAGATCTCAATTCGTCGACCTGTGCTGGCATGGGTTCTCATGTTCAGTTTGATTTTCTTTGGATTTTTGTCATTTCGCCAAATGGGTATCAATGAAAATCCAGATGTCGATTTTCCTACGGTCACAATTCGCTACATTTATGATGGAGCGACCCCTGAAGTCGTCGAAAAAGATGTGATCGATCCGGTAGAGGCTGTCCTTGTCTCGATGTCTGGGATCCGCCACATGGACTCGATTGCAGAAAGAAATGGGGGACGCATCAGTCTTGAATTTGAGTTGGACCGAAATATTGATTTCGCTTTGCAGGAGGTTCAAACTCTGCTAGCTCGAGCGCAAAGTCAATTGCCAGACTCAGTCGATAATCCCTCAGTTTCGAAGGCAAATGCAGATGATGAGCCAATCATTTATCTCTCTTTGGTCGCACCAAAATTATCACTTCGTGAGCTGAACATTCTCTTTCGAGACCAAATCGTTGATCAATTTGCCACGATTGATGGGGTCGCTGAGGTTCGAGGATATGGGTATCATGAGCCTCAGCTGCGAGTCGATCTTGACGCAAAAAAGCTCTCTCAGTTTCAGTTGACGTCTCAGGATATCGTGGAAAGTATCCGCCGCGAGCACAAGGAGTTACCCGCCGGAAAGTTGGAGTATAAGGACAACGAGGACGTCATCCGGGTTATGGGTGAAATCTCTGACGTGGATGATTTCAGAAACTTGATTATCAGTCGTCGCGGAGGAAGTCCCAGTTTTGTTCCCATAAGGCTGAAAGATGTCGCCAATGTCTACGAGGGTATTGAAAATACTCGTCGGATTTCTCGCATCAATGGCCGCCAGGCGATGAATATGGCGATTAGCAAACAGCGCGGGGTCAACGCGGTGGCGACTTCTGACCGGGTCAAGGAGAAAATTTCTGTCATTCAGAAAAATTTGCCTGATGGAATCAAATTGGAAGTTATGTTTGATCGAACTCAGTTCATTCGAGAGAGCGTAAGTGAATTGATTTTCACTCTTCTTCTTTCCGCCTTCCTCACTTCGCTCGTTTGTTGGATCTTTCTAGGATCTTGGTCAGCAACGGCAAATATTTTACTGGCCATACCGACCTCTATTGTTGGGACCTTTATTGTCATAAATCAGCTGGGATTTACTCTGAATACTTTTTCGTTGCTTGGACTTGCACTGGCTATCGGCGTCGTCGTGGATGATGCGATCATTGTATTGGAAAATATTGTGAGATACGCCCGAATGGGTTTTGACAGAGTCAATGCCGCCTACAAGGGCAGCCGTGAGATCACTTTTGCTGTCGTAGCCACAAGCTTGGCAATCATTGCTATTTTTACTCCTATCGCTTTCATGAAGGGCATTGAAGGTCGATTCTTTTTTGAATTTGCGGTCACAATTTCAGTTGCGATTGCTCTTTCTAGTCTTGAATCATTAACTCTGGCGCCGATGCGATGTTCACAAATGCTGAACATCGGTGAGCGAACAACGAGGTTTGGAAAGAAATTTGAGCAGATCATGCTTTCCTTGCAAAATTTCTATGCGGCCACTTTGGACAAGGTCCTCGATCACCCATGGAAGGTTTCTCTTGGGTCGATTTTCCTCGTAATTGGATCTTTAGGACTCTTTCGCTTTTTGGATATGGAGTTTGTGCCAGCGCAAGACAGAGGCGTTATCTCAATTTCCTTTCAAGCTCCAAACGGAAAATCAATGAGTTACACGGATGAGCGGGTGCGCCAGTTTGAGGACCTTGCTCTCAATCACCCTTCTATCGACCGAGTCTTTGTGAGCGTGGGTGGCTTTGGCCAGGGCGGGCAAGGAAACAAAGGCAACGCAATGGTGGTATTAAAAGAGCGAGGAGCTCGAAAGCAATCCCAGGCGGAGGTCATTGAGGAATTGCGGACCAAATCCAAGTCCATCAGTGGGATCAGATTCTTTTTTCGAGACCGGTTTGGTTCAAATTTGGGAGGACGAAGGGGTAACGGCGTTGAGTTTTCGATCAGCGGACCAGATCCAAGTCAGCAGATTCAGTTGTATGAGACACTGAAGGCCGAATTCGAGCGGTTGGGATTTCTTCAAGATATTCGTTCTGATGATGCATCTGGTATTTCTGAAATCCAAGTCATACCTAATCGCGCGAAAGCGACTCGCTCCGGGGTTGAAATTGCGGAGGTTGCCGGTGTTATTAACTCAACTTTTGGTGGCATAGCCCCTGCCAGCTACACGAAAGGTTCCCAAAGATTTCAGATTTTTGTGCAGCTTCAACAGAAGGATCGCCAGCAGATTGAGCAAATTCAAAACCTGTCCGTTCGAAACAACAGAGGAGAGATAATTCCTTTGGAACAAGTTGTAGATTTAAAGCCCTCTATGTCTCCCCAATTTGTTTATCGCGAGAATCGAATCCGCGGAGTTCGCGTAGACTCGTCCTTACCCCAGGGCGTGAAAGAAGGAACAGCTGTTAATCAAATCAAGGAGGTTGCCCAGAAAATTCTTCCTGAGGGGTATTCCGTGAGATTTTCTGAAACTCCTCAGAAAAAACTCTGGGATACTATTTTTATCATGGTCTTGGGCTTGGTCGTTGCCTATATGGTCCTTGCGAGTCAATTTAATTCTTTTACTGATCCGTGGATCGTATTCTTGGCCATTCCCTTTGGTCTCATTGGTTCTTTGATTGCGTTGGTCTTGGGGGGCCAAAGCTTAAACGTATACAGTCTTATTGGCATTTTGCTGACGATGGGTATTGTTAAGAAAAATTCAATTTTGCTCGTCGAATTTACCAATCATCAAAGGGATCAGGGTCTCGATTTGAAAAAAGCCTTAATTGAGGCTTGCCCCGTCCGATTGCGGCCCATTCTGATGACATCTATCGCTACTGTGGCGGCCGCTGTTCCGGCAGCGCTGGCTCTTGGGCCTGGCGCCGAGACGAGGATTCCCATGGCTCTTACCGTGATAGGTGGAGTTCTGTTCTCCACCTTTTGCACTCTTCTTGTTGTTCCCTGTGTTTATCTTCTCTTTGCCCCAAAACGTCGGAAAGTGTTACTTGAGAGTTAG
- a CDS encoding TolC family protein: MGVSLSLFLIGIFFFSPETPAITLREAYESAKGNTGLLRNQILNEEGSRVRQQLVTGSIRPKLSLFTSQLLRGGDAGSSSSSSSSSGSTEKHQHSVYLNLTQPLFQGGGEYHLLEAAKFYPEVSKWSRIQTEIDLYTDLAKSMYEILSLNKEDQTLKEQERILERRVSYLRSRVKIGRSRKSELFTAESQLANLSAEIQSIQGKILLAKETFVRQTGLREWSPVEDPLSEDWYSKLDLSGQSEKLEASPQTQLIESSLGQTRAEVNAAKGDYWPQIDLSGNYYLDRTGTLKDSQWDVSLIAKWELYGGGTTQAAVREKTLEAEKLNYELADAKRNQLSITERLRNSLVAKMEEIKKIGLAVEMAERSYQENINESQSGLVSDLEVLRSLDDYLKIKRSYDRVQFEPKMIYFEYLRSKGVRP, encoded by the coding sequence ATGGGTGTTTCACTTTCTTTGTTTCTAATAGGAATTTTTTTCTTTTCTCCGGAAACACCTGCAATTACCTTGAGAGAGGCTTATGAATCAGCAAAGGGAAATACAGGCCTCCTGCGAAACCAAATATTAAATGAAGAAGGCAGTCGTGTTCGTCAACAGCTGGTCACTGGATCCATTCGACCAAAATTGTCATTGTTCACCTCTCAACTTTTGCGAGGTGGGGATGCAGGATCTTCTTCGTCTTCCTCCTCATCGTCAGGCTCTACCGAGAAGCACCAGCACAGTGTTTATTTGAATTTGACTCAACCATTGTTTCAAGGAGGAGGAGAATACCACTTGCTGGAGGCTGCAAAATTTTACCCAGAGGTTTCTAAATGGAGCAGAATCCAGACCGAAATTGATCTCTACACTGATTTAGCCAAGTCGATGTACGAGATATTGTCTCTGAACAAAGAAGATCAAACTCTCAAAGAACAAGAACGCATACTCGAACGACGAGTTTCCTATCTTCGTTCGCGAGTAAAAATTGGACGCTCAAGAAAATCCGAATTGTTTACTGCTGAAAGCCAGCTGGCCAATTTGTCAGCTGAAATTCAGTCCATTCAGGGAAAAATTCTTCTCGCTAAAGAAACCTTTGTCCGTCAAACCGGCCTTCGAGAATGGAGTCCGGTCGAAGATCCCTTGAGTGAGGATTGGTATAGCAAACTGGATTTATCAGGTCAGTCAGAAAAGTTGGAAGCAAGTCCACAGACCCAACTCATCGAAAGCTCTCTTGGACAGACGAGAGCTGAGGTCAATGCTGCAAAGGGTGATTACTGGCCTCAAATTGATTTGAGTGGAAACTACTATCTTGATCGGACTGGAACTCTGAAGGACTCCCAGTGGGATGTCAGCCTGATAGCCAAATGGGAATTGTATGGCGGTGGAACAACTCAAGCAGCGGTGCGTGAAAAAACTTTAGAGGCAGAAAAGTTGAATTATGAACTCGCCGATGCGAAGAGAAATCAGCTTTCTATCACTGAAAGATTACGAAACTCCTTAGTCGCAAAAATGGAAGAAATAAAAAAAATTGGTTTGGCTGTTGAGATGGCAGAAAGAAGTTATCAGGAAAACATCAATGAATCTCAATCTGGTCTTGTTTCAGATTTGGAAGTTCTCAGATCTCTCGATGACTATCTCAAGATCAAACGATCCTACGATCGTGTTCAGTTTGAGCCCAAAATGATTTATTTTGAATATCTTAGGTCCAAGGGTGTTCGGCCATGA